The Halichoerus grypus unplaced genomic scaffold, mHalGry1.hap1.1 HAP1_SCAFFOLD_141, whole genome shotgun sequence sequence ggtgggcagaggggagggcccTGGCGACCCAGTGGCGGGGGCGTGGCGTGGGGAGGCCAGGGATAAAccctgagggaggacagaggggagcCCCCTAGAAGCCCACCCATGATGTCAGTCTAGGGAGGCCCCCctgggcgggatggggacacGAGCCCAGAGCGGCCGGACTTCTGCCTCTGGGTCTACCGAAAacctggggtcttttttttttttttttttattgttatgttaatccccatacattacatcattagttttagatacagtgttccatgattcattgtttgttcataacacccagtgctccatgcagaacgtgccctcctcaatacccatcaccaggctaacccatcctcccacccccctcccctctagaaccctcagtttgtttttcagagtccatcgtctctcatggttcttctccccctccaatttcccccccttcattcttcccctcctgctacattcttcttcttctttttttctttcttaacatatattgcattatttgtttcagaggtacagatctgagattcaacagtcttgcacaattcacagtgcttaccagaacacataccctccccagtgtccatcacccagtcaccccatccctcccaccccaccccccactccagcaaccctcagtttgtttcctgagattaagaattcctcatatcagtgaggtcatatgatacatgtctttctctgtttgacttatttcgctcagcataataccctccagttccatccacgtcgttgcaaatggcaagatctcattccttttgatggccgcataatattccattgtgtatatataccacctcttctttatccattcatttgttgatggacatcttggctctttccacagtttggctattgtggacattgctgctataaacatcgcggtgcacgtaccctttcagatccctacttttgtatctttggggtaaatacccagcagtgcaattgctggatcatacggtagctctatttttcacctttttgaggaacctccatactgtgttccagagtggctgcaccagcttgcattcccaccaacagtgtaggagttcccctttctccgcatccctgccaacatctgtcatttcctgacttgttaattttagccattctgatgggtgtgaggtggtatctcattgaggttttgatttggatttccctgatgccgagcgatattgaacactttttcatgtgtctgttggccgtttggatgtcttctttggaaaaatgtctgttcatgtcttctgcccatttcttgattggattctttgttcttttggtgttgagtttgatgagttctttatagattttggatactagccctttatctgatatgtcatttgcaaatatcttctcccattctgtcagttgtcttttggttttgttgactgtttcctttgctttgcaaaagctttttatcttgatgaagtcccaatagttcatttttgcccttgcttcccttgcctttggcgatgtttctaggaagaagttgctgcggctgaggtcgaagaggttgctgcctgtgttctcctttaggattttgatggactcctgtctcacattgaggtctttcaaccattttgagtctatttttgtgtgtggtgtaagcaaatggtccagtttcattcttctgcatgtggctgtccaattttcccaacaccatttgttgaagagactgtcttttttccattggacattctttcctgctttgtcaaagattagttgaccatagagttgacggtccatttctgggctctctattctgttccattgatctatgtgtctgtttttgtgccagtaccatactgtcttgatgatgacagctttgtagtagagctggaagtctggaattgtatagctgccagctttgcttttctttttcaacattcctctggctatgcggggtcttttctggttccatacaaattttaggattatttgttccatttctttgaagaaagtggatggtattttgatggggattgcattgaatgtgtagattgctctaggtaggattgacatcttcacaatatttgttcttccaatccatgagcatggtacgtttttccatttctttgtgtcttcctcaatttctttcatgagtattttatagttttctgagtacagatcctttccctctttggttagatttattcctaggtatcttatggttttgggtgcaattgtaaatgagatcgactccttaatttctctttcttctgacttgttgttggtgtataggaatgccactgacttctgtgcattgattttatatcctgccacttgactgaattcctgtatgagttctagcagctttggggtggagtctttgggattttccacataaagtatcatatcatctgcaaagagtgagagtttgacttcttctttgccaatttggatgcctttgatttctttttgttgtctgattgctgtggctaggacttccaatactatgttgaatagcagtggtgatagtggacatccctgccacattcctgaccttagggggaaagctctcagtttttccccattgagaatgatattcgctgtaggtttttcatagatggcttttatgatattgaggcatgtaccctctatccctatattctgaagagttttgatcaagaaaggatgctgtactttctcaaatgctttttctgcatcgattgagaggatcatatgattcttgttctttcttttgttaatgtattgtatcacgatgattgatttgcggatgttgaaccaaccttgcagcccagggataaatcccacttggtcgtggtgaataatccttttaatgtactgttggatcctattggctattattttggtgagaatttttgcatccatgttcatcagggatatcggtctatagttctcctttttgatggggtctttgtctggttttgggatcaaggtaatgctggcctcataaaatgagtttggaagttttccttccatttctagtttttggaacagtttcagaagaataggcattaattcttcttgaaatgtttggtagaattcccctgggaagccatctggccctgggcttttgtgttttgggagatttttgatgactgcttctatttccttagtggttataggtctgttcaggttttctatttcttcctggttcagttttggtagttgatacatctctaggaatgcatccatttcttccaggttatctaatttgctggcatagagttgctcataatatgttcttataattggttgtatttctttggtgttggttgtgatttgtcctctttcattcatgattttgttgatttgggtcatttctcttttctttttgataagtctggccaggggcttatcaatcttgttaattctttcaaagaaccagctcctagtttcgttgatctgttctactgttcttttggtttctatttcattgatttctgctctgatctttattatttctcttctcctgctgggtttaggctttatttgctgttctttctccagctcctttaggtgtagggttaggatgtgtatttgagacctttcttgtttcttgagaaaggcttgtattgctatatactttcctcttaggactgcctttgctgtatcccaaagattttgaatagttgtgttttcattttcattggtttccatgaatttttttagttcttctttaatttcctggttgacccattcattcttcagtaggatgctctttagcctccatgtatttgagttctttccgactttcctcttgtgattgagttctagtttcaaagcattgtggtctgaaaatatgcaggggatgatcccaatcttctggtaccggatgagacctgatttatgacctaggatgtgatctattctggagaatgttccatgggcactagagaagaatgtgtattccgttgctttggaatggaatgttctgactatgtctgtgaagtccaccGAGAACCTGGGGTCTTGACGGATGGAAGGAGCAGGGCCCCCCTCAGGCGGGCAGAGGGGCGGGCCCAGGTCCTGTCGGGCTTCACGCTGAAGTTGCCGAGGGAGGACTGAGAGACTCTGGACCCCAGCCCAGAGGCAGTCCCTAGAGGCCCGAGTGGAGGACGGGGACACCCCGTTTGTGTTCGTGCGTGCGCTTGTGTGTCCCCCACTTGCCCATCTGGGTCTCCCAGAGGCTGGATGCCCCGGTGCCCAGGAGCGGATCCGTAGGCAGTAGAGACAGGCAAAGGCATAGGCACCCAGGGAGTCGTGGTGGAGATCAGAAGAAGGCCCGAGAGACCTGGACGCCCCATCTCGGCCCCCGCTCTCAGCCCCGGGGAGCCCTAGGCTTCGTGGCCGCAGGAGTTGGCCACAGACTTATCCCggtgggctcagggcagggagggccttgGTGTTGGCGGACGGCCTAGGGACAGCAGACGAAGGGGCCTAGGACCTGCTAGGGCTCGAGGCGAGGACCCCCAAGGGAGTCCCCAGGGAGCCCACAGGACCGCGGCCCTGATTGAGCCACCGGAGTCTCCTGTAATGGATGAGCCCACACGGTGCATGGCCACTTTGGCCTCAGGGCATCCGAGAACCCATGGCCATTTGGATGGAGCACTGCCtcaagcatgggggtggggggaatggccCACGTGTCGCTGGGTGGAAATGTGAGGATCAGAAGGCGGACTGCGGTTTTGGGGACAGCGAAGAGATTCGGTCCCGGGAGGCCCCGGGGCCAGATGATCACACAGGGCGTGCCCTGACTTCCCAGCCACatctcccagagcctggggtctGGGTGGAAGGAGCAGGCTTCAGGGCTGCCCAGGCTGACCCCGGGCCTGCCAGGATGGAAGGGGAGGACTAGAGGGACGACTGACTGGGCCGCAGTCCGTTCAGGCCAGGGAGGAGGCCCCTGTGGAGGAGGAGCCCATGCCTCCTGTCCTGAGGTCCACTTCTGGCTGTTAGAGACTGAGGGCCTGTGGTGAGAAGGAGCGGGCCTGGGGTGTAgcgggcctgtgtgtgtgtgagggtggagggtggggtcggggggagcGGGGCACAGGTCCGGTTGGGAGTCAGGGTGAGGACCCTGGGGGAGGACTGGCcgtaccccctccaccccatctcagCAAAGAAGCCAGTGCACTGGAGTCTGGCCGTGCCCGATCCAGGCAGGGTCGGTCAGCGGTGGCCCAAAGTGGCATGCGGGCTCACTTGTCTCCTGGGCCAGAAGGTGGGAGTCCTCAGGGAGCTGAGGTCTTTGTTTGAGGGGCACATGGCTTCTGTCTCACTTTGGGGACCTGGAAGAAGGGCAGGCcctggcaggaagaaagaggattaACGTCCTGGGGTTCTAAGAGcatccccaccccaggacagAGGGGCCGGTCCCTACTGCCAGGCCTTTGGGATCTTGCTAGGGGCTAAGTGTGGGGGATGTAGACGTGGCCGTGGACGAGGACGTGGtggcccctcaccctcctctcggAGCTCTCAGGGAGGTTAGGCCCACGCTGGGAGAGGTCGGGGTCAGGTCATCTGGGGAAGCCCACCTTGGAGACACACAGGAGTCCCTGCTCCTGCCAAGAGTCAACGTGGGGGCACCCGAGGGAGAAGTGAGTGACTCCTACCCACCCCTCGGGACAAGGAAGTgatggcccaggaatctgtccaGCCCCTACCTGGCGACCCTGGAACCCTGGGCGGGGCCTGTCAGGCTGagtccctccttctctccagatCGTTcctctcaggatggggagggccagggcctgagggtCTGGACTCAGGTAGCAGAGGAGGCAGGTGCCCTGGCTCTGGGTCTGGCCCTGACTGTTGGGGGGAGATGAGAAATGAGAGCATGCCTCCCACAGCAGGATCCTCTGGGCCCAGGCCTACCCTGCCGCTTCTGTCAGCCATGGGGAGACAGGCGATCGGTGGGCCAAGTTATGtctcctgacttttccttctggtGTCTCCCAGAGATGAGGCCTCGGCACCAAGAGGGTGGCCTCAGGTCAACACAGGGAGTTTTCCCAGGCCTTCTGTGGGGTCAAGGTATAGACGGAGAGGTGCGCCCATCCCGGCACAGAAGGAACCCCGAGCTTGGCCATCCCTGGGGTTCCGTGACGAGCCCTTAGACCTTTGGCAGGCGTGGGCACATGTGGGCCCCCTCGCTTACCTTCTGTGGAGTCTCAGGGCTGCGTGGTCTTGCTGTGACCCTTTGGCCTCAGGCTGcgggaggggggcccaggccctgccaggggaAATAGCAGTCCCCTGAGAGGCCAAGGAGGGGAGCGCCCAGCTTGGACTGGTGGGGACCTCACAGAGtccgccccagccctcctgccccactgggcCCCGTGTGCCGTGCTCTGTGTCTGCACCCTGAAGTGACTCCTCCTCTTGTCCTCCAGGGGCTTCAGGAACTCAGCGTTGAGGCCTaggtctgaggcaggagcctctaaggtcccagagcaggggaggtgcAGGTGAGTGCCAGTGGTCAAGGTGAGGTACGTGCTCTGAGCATGGGGCCAGGGGCTCGCCCATCCCAGCCCAGAGGGGAGCCCTCAGCACCCAAGCCCGACGCAGCGCACTGTCAGCTCCGGGACTTCAGGCCTCTGCTGCCCGGGCTGCGCCCTGAGGAGCCGTCCCACATCTTTCTTCAGGTTCAGCCCGACACAAACGCCATGCCCCTGGGTCAGAGGAGTGAGCTCGGGAAGGTGGAGGAAGACCCCGGCCCGGCCCAGGGCCTGCTGGAGGCACAGCTgtccggggctggggaggaggaggccccatgcgccccctcctccttctccacctccgcCTCCTCCCAGTCCACCGCcccatctgtctcctgctctgccctgttTCTGGTCCCCTCGGAGGAGGGGTCTGCTGCTGGGTTCCAGAGTCCTCCCCAGAGCTCGGTgagtgcctgcccctcccccagtgccccgGCAGCCACTGCCCAGAGCCAGCCTGACCAGGGCTCCAGCAGCTCCGATGAGGAGGGGTCGAGCACCGGGGAGGAGCCCGAAGAAGCCCAGCCGGGGCACCAAAACGTAGTCCAGGGGAAGGTGGTCGACCTGGTGGAGTTCCTGCTCCTCAAGTATCGCACCAAGGAGCCGACCAGCCAGGCAGAGATGCTGGAGATCGTCGGCGAGGATGACCAGGATGCCTTCCCCGTGATCTTGGGCCGAGCCTCCGAGTGCATGCGGCTGCTCTTTGGCGTGGATGTGAAGGAAGTGGACCCCGGCGACCACTCCTACATCCTGGTCCCCGTCCTGGGCCTCACCTGTGATGGGATGCTGAGCAGTGAGCAGGAAGTGCCCAAAACCGGCCTCCTGGTGGTGCTCCTGGGGTTTATCCTCCTGGACGGCGACCATGCCCcggaggaggaggtgtgggaagCGCTGGGGGCCATGGGGGTGTATGACGGCCAGGAGCACGTCATCtatggggagcccagggagctcctCACCAACGTCTGGGTGCAGGAAGGGTACGTGGAGTACCGGCAGGTGCCCGGCAGCGACCCTGCCCGCTACGAGTTcctgtggggtcccagggcccaCGCCGAAATCAGCAAGTGGCAAATGCTGGAGTATTTGCTCCGGGTCAATTTCGGGCAGCcggcttcctccctggccctgtctgaaggggctgtgagagatgaggaagagggggccTGAGCCCCCGCGTCTGCCAGGCCCTTTCCAGGCTTTGGTGGGGTCggcagcttctcctccaggatgCTGGGCTTGAGGTGAGGCCGCTTGTTggtccttccctgtgtgtgtttgtgtgtgtgcgtgaagaCAGAGCCCTGGGCGTTTTAAGgagtgcagggccagggagggttgggggaagaaaggagggcaagtaacctcctgggggtgggggtggttgttcCCTGGGATGACTCCCACATCCAGAGCTTGGTGTCCTTCAGGAAGCTGTCCTCTGGGGTTCCTTGCCATAGAAGGTTTCATCCGTTTCAGCGGCGGAGTGTGTGAGTGACATCCACCCCGCAGCATTTGTCCGTACCCAGTTCAAGAGTTAAGAGTTTTGTcatgttctgggggcgcctgggtcctctgttggttaagcatgtgccatcggctcaggtcatgatctcaggatcctgggatcgaaccccacattgggctccctgctcagtggagactctgcttgtctctctccctctgtgtgtgctctttctcaaataaataaataaataaatacctttaagaaaaaaagagttttgtcatGTCCTGGTCACCAGCCTGGACACCTTGCCTACTTGTTTGGTCTCTGGACCGAAATCACAGGGCATTGGCCTAGGGATGGGCTGGAAAGGCGACAGAATGGAACAAGCAGGGGACGGGGGtcagaagctggagaaataaaagtttgttggttCTTGCTTCTGATGCCTTCCCGGCCATCATTGTGCAAATGCCAAAGGcaagcacgcgcacacacgcgtgCTCGTCCATTGGCCTGGTTCTTCCAGAAAGGCGGGGGAAACgtcctcccagcacagagggagccctgctcactggctccttgattcccagagctgggctgagctctgctctctggaaggCCCTGTGGGTGAGCAGTGAGGACACGAGGAGAAGCAGGACACGTCCCAGCCATAGGGGACCGTGTCTAGCAGCCGCAGTcctggcaggaaggtggggaggggtgcgcgGAGACCCGCAGAAGAAGCggaggcagggtgaggggggtGCGGCCCCCGGGGCGAGCACTGCAGTGGAAATGCCcccggcccgggggcggggggctggggtgacCAGAGGGTCCCCGTGATTGCCTCTGTGCAGCTGGTCACCGGCAAGCTGGGTGGCGACACTGCcagactccagtctctgcctccgtgtCAGGGAAGGCGGGGGGCAGGCTGCGAGCCTATGTGTGAGGTGCACGGGCACGGGCTCAGCggggtgccgggggcggggccccaaCCTTGCCGGGCGGGGTCCaggtgaggagcccagggaggaccgggggacccccggcctgcccgctcccctctcctgcccccacgtaGCCCACCCCGGAACCCATGTCCGCCCGACGTGCTGTCAGCCCGAGGGGACCCCTTCCTATGGGGTCCGGATGTGACGAGCGCCGACTTCCGCCTCGGAGGCGTGGGAGACGCCGGGACCGCCGTGTGTGGGAGGCCGGATCTCGGTCGGGCCAGGCCAGGCGTGCAGGTAGGCCCACCCGTGAGGGAGCACAGAGTGGGGGgacccccaggagccaggtggcCCATGCCGGCAGCCCCGAGACACCCCGGGCGGGGACAGCGTCGTCCCGCTGAGCCCCTCCCGCCGGGGCCCAGGACCAAGGACACGGGTCCCCAGAGGGACGGGCCCGGGCCCTCCCTGGAGCGGGTTCCGGGGGCAGACGGAGGACTGTGGGGGCCACTCTTCGGCGCTCAGGTCCAGCCCCTCGGGCCCTGCcgcggccaggccctgggggccccccggggagggTGGCCACAGGTGGCGTCCGTCCGGTGAAACGCGCCTCGGGGCTCTGACGGAGCTTAGGACCTTGGTCAGAGGGGAAGGATGCCAGgtcgggaaggggcgggggcacagggagccccagggggtccaggtggggtcggggtggggatcGATCGGGGCCAGGACCGAGGGACTCTCGAGCGCAGGACAGAGGGGACCTCACCGAGGTCGGGCCCCAGGGTGAGTCCGGGACGGCAGctgggcgggatggggacacGCGGCCAGTGCGGCCGGACTGGTGCATCCGGGTGTCCCGAGAGACTAGGGGCCTTGgcggaaggagcagggcctccctcaggcgggcagagggccgggcccaggtcctgctgggcttcaCGCTGAGGATGCGGAGGGAGGACTGAGGGTCCCCGGACCCCCGCAGAGCGTCAGTCAGGGAAGGTCCGTTGCGGGGGGATGGGAGCACGTGGTGAGTCCGGACTTCCGCATCCGGGTCTCAGAGACACTGGGGGCCTTGGcagaaggagcagggcctccctcaggtgggcagagaagagggCCCAGGCGATAACCCGAGTCAAGGTATGAACtctgagggaggacagaggagatcTCACAGAGGTTGGGCCATAGTGTCTGTCCAGGAAGATCTCTGGGGGGCGTGGGCATGCGAAGTGAGTCCCGACTTCAGGTTCGGGGTCTCAGAGAGCCAGGAGGTCTGGTGTAAGGAGCAGGGTCTCTAGTTGGcaggcgcggggggggggggggggcggggggcggggggaggggggaggagcgcCCAGGTTCTGTCAGGAGTCAAGGTGGGAACCAGAGGGAGGAACGAGGGACCCTGGACCCAGTAGGGAATCAGTCCTGGGAGGCCCCAGGGTGGGACAACGCTGACATGAGGCACgtcctgccttctgctctgggtCCCAGAGACACTGAGAGCTTGTTGTAAGGAGTGGCCCTCAGGAGCAGGGATGAGGGCACGGGCCATCCAGGGAGTCCGGATGGGGAACAGAGGATAGGGCTAAGGGACCCGAAGGAACCCCTCTCAGGGAATCCCTGGACTTTGTAGCGTGATGTGGTGGCCACAGTCTTTGCCCGTGGCTCTCAGGGCAGTGAGGCTTTGGTCTGAGGCAACAGGCCTGGGGACAGCAGAGAGAGGATCAGCAGATGTGCTGCGGCTCCTGTTGAGATCCCTGAGGGAGGACTCAGGGAGGGACCTGGACTCCAGAACAGGGACAACGCACTGAAGCCTGCCCCTGCTGTCAGCCCCGGTAGGCCTGTTGGTGCCAAGTCCACAGGCAGTGTGTCAGGACGTCCGCATCCAGTTCTGACAGAGGCTGGGGGCCTGGTTTAAAAAACGGGGGGTCAGGAGCTGACGGGACTGCATGTGAGGACCCGGCGGGAGGACATGAGGGACCCTGGACCCCAGAACAGAGTCAGTCCTGGGAGGCCCCTGAGCGGGAGGAGGACGAGTGGCGCGTCGAGACATCCACATCCGGGTCTCAGAGAGGCCGGGGGTTGGGGTAAGAGGCGGATCCTCAGGTCAGCAGCAGGGAGGGCTCAGATCCTGCTGGAATCCAGGTGAGAACACTCAGGGAGAACTGAGGGCACCCTGGACCCCAGAACAGAGTCATCGATGGGAGGCCCTTGAGCAGCTGTCCGCCTGAGTCGCACCTCCGAATTTGGCCTTGGCTCTCAGGGATGTGCGGGGCGGTCAGAGGGGAAAGGACTCGGGACAGCAGAGGGCAGGGCCCCAGGTCTTGTTGGAGTCCAGGAGGGATGCAGGCTGAGAGCTGAAGACCGTAGAGCCTGAAACAGACAATGATTTTGTTGCCCTTGGGCTCCTTCTTCCATGTCCCCCAAGGTGGGGGGAGCAGCTGAAGTGTTTCCTGACGTCTGCACCCAGGGTCTGAAGGAGGTGAGCCTTGGTCTGAGGAGTGTGGCCTCAGGTCAGCAGAGGGTGGAGTCCCAAGACCCTGAGGGAGCACTGAGCAGACACCCACCCAGACATAGGGGACCCAAATGAAGTCCTGCCCCGGTGGTCAGTCCTGCGAGGCCAGGCCAGGTGTCAAGAAAAGTAAGCGCCCCACTTTCTCCTCTGGGTCTCACAAAGATGGTGGCCTTGGCCTGCAGGATGCATCCTGTGGTTAGAAGAAGGGATAGTTCCAGGTCCTGCTGAAAGTAAACATGAGCACCTTGAGGACAAAGAGTGGACCCCCGCCCCAGGACAGAGGGGCCAACCCCGATCTCAGCTCTTCGTGAATtgggaggggtgcaggggagggcgTGGACTGTTgtctcctcaccctcctctcggAGCTCTCAGGGAAGTGAGACACACAGGAGTCCCTGCTCCTGCCAAGAGTCAACGTGGGGGCACCCGAGGGAGGAGTGAGTGACTCCCAACCCACCCCTCGGGACAAGGAGGTgatggcccaggaatctgtccaGCCCCTACCTGGCGGCCCTGGGAACCCTGGGTGGGGCCTGTCAGGCtgagtccctcctcctctccagatccctcctctcaggatggggagggccagggcctgagggtCTGGACTCAGGTAGCAGAGGAGGCAGGTGCCCTGGCTCTGGGTCTGGCCCTGACTGTTGGGGGGAGATGAGAAATGAGGGCATGCCTCCCACAGCAGGATCCTCAGGGCCCAGGCCTACCCTGCCGCTTCCGTCAGCCATGGGGAGACGGGCGATCGGTGGGCCAAGTTCTTtctcctgacttttccttctggtGTCTCCCAGAGATGAGGCCTCGGCACCAGGAGGGTGGCCTCAGGTCAACACAGGGAGTTTTCCCAGGCCTTCCGTGGGGTCAGGGTATAGACGGAGAGGTGCGCCCATCCCGGCACCGATGGAACCCCGAGCTTGGCCATCCCTGGGGTTCCGTGACGAGCCCTTAGACCTTTGGCAGGCGTGGGCACATGTGGGCCCCCTCGCTTACCTTCTGTGGAGTCTCAGGGCTGCGTGGTCTTGCTGTGACCCTTTGGCCTCAGGCTGcgggaggggggcccaggccctgccaggggaAATAGCAGTCCCCTGAGAGGCCAAGGAGGGGAGCGCCCAGCTTGGACTGGTGGGGACCTCACAGAGtccgccccagccctcctgccccactgggcCCCGTGTGCCGTGCTCTGTGTCTGCACCCTGAAGTGACTCCTCCTCTTGTCCTCCAGGGGCTTCAGGAACTCAGCGTTGAGGCCTaggtctgaggcaggagcctctaaggtcccagagcaggggaggtgcAGGTGAGTGCCAGTGGTCAAGGTGAGGTACGTGCTCTGAGCATGGGGCCAGGGGCTCGCCCATCCCAGCCCAGAGGGGAGCCCTCAGCACCCAAGCCCGACGCAGCGCACTGTCAGCTCCGGGACTTCAGGCCTCTGCTGCCCGGGCTGCGCCCTGAGGAGCCGTCCCACATCTTTCTTCAGGTTCAGCCCGACACAAACGCCATGCCCCTGGGTCAGAGGAGTGAGCTCGGGAAGGTGG is a genomic window containing:
- the LOC144380747 gene encoding melanoma-associated antigen 10-like: MPLGQRSELGKVEEDPGPAQGLLEAQLAPAATAQSQPDQGSSSSDEEGSSTGEEPEEAQPGHQNVVQGKVVDLVEFLLLKYRTKEPTSQAEMLEIVGEDDQDAFPVILGRASECMRLLFGVDVKEVDPGDHSYILVPVLGLTCDGMLSSEQEVPKTGLLVVLLGFILLDGDHAPEEEVWEALGAMGVYDGQEHVIYGEPRELLTNVWVQEGYVEYRQVPGSDPARYEFLWGPRAHAEISKWQMLEYLLRVNFGQPASSLALSEGAVRDEEEGA